The window TTGTAATGTGAGTGAAATGGACATTcaatttgtaaaatataaaagttaatgGTGATATGCATATACTTTACTAGCGACAGAGTGTTGCTAAAGTGTTTACGaagtgtatttttgattaaaaaggtTAAAGAAAAGGGTTTAAATCGGACGCGTTGTAACCGCTCCATTCTGGAATTTTCTGTGAGTTTAAAGATCTCCTTGGTAAGTCAATTTGCCTTGTTATTCATCACAATtgaatcattattattgtttaagtgGAAAAAGCAAGAGAAATTGAATTTGTGACtgatttatatatgaaaaaatgtgtaatgCTGTCTTTAGTACATACGAGCTAACTGTGTGCTCAAGTATGTGACGGAAAGTTGTCagttatataataattagtGCGCTATGTTGGAAAAATAGTCACAGACGTTGCatatatgaagaaaatattCTTTATTTGAAAAGATACATGTACATATATTCAGAATACTCAAGTTCTGTGTAATTTGAATGATGTATAGTGATTGATAACTTTATTGTATGTTGTTACAATGAAGATATTCATGATATTTTCATGACCTTGTTTGTTCAAGGtcaggttttttgtttttgtttggttttgttctgtttttcttgTTCTGCCCTTGTCCAAATTGGATTGCTGTCCTGTCCGATGTGACGAGATGTACCGATGCCTGTATTCTGGATTTGTCCCGGCCTTCCAGTGGTTTTGAGGAGGGTTTGGACTGGCGAGCCTCCCTTGAGTTGTTCTTGGATTTTCTgtggaaacaaaagattttctGAACTCTGCGAATGGTAGGAAATCGAATAactcttctttttttgtgttttggatGGAGATGTTCCTCATGGACAAAGAAAAGACATTTGTACTTCTATGGACCATTTGAAGAACTGTTTTTCTTGAAAGACTGAGAAATTGAGGATTTTGAGATCAAaggacattattttatttcattgagaAGTGTCAATTTTCTGGGTTGACAAGTGATATATTGTTTGGGTTTTGATACTTGAACactaatttttgggtgaatcgaACACTGAGTTAAAGTGAATAAAGTACTTACCTTGTTGACAATCAAGGGAAAAGTTTCACGAAACCTGTGAAAAGAAAAGATTGATAGGAAAATTCAGAAACAATATTTTCAattgtgaaaatatatatatatattttttattatttcacatTGATTCAACTTACCTTTTGAATGCAGTCAAACAAATACACATTGTGTGTTCAACCAAATTATTCTTCAAGTCTGTTCACTGTTGTTGTTGCATCTTTCTCAGTAGCGAATCTGTCCTTCTGAGACGCTGGTCCATAGATTGGCATATAAcaagttaattatttattaaatctacAAGTTATTAGCCAGATAGAAAGCGGTACAAAAACTTGGCGAGAGCCAGCCAGGAGATTGATTGCCTAACAACAACAGTGACCTCTCAGTACGACAAAAAGATAATTCTTTCTGTGAAACAAGCTATCTCAGTTTTATCAGTATGGATATAGTGGAACGAGAAAACGTGAATGTTTCCAATGCTGTCATAGTTGGTGGCATAACATTGAGTGAATCTGACCAAAACTTAGAAGCATGGCTTGTACGGTATGGCAGCATTAGTCGTAATCTGCTTATTGATGACCCAACATCTGAATTTCATCGGCAGGCTATAATAGAGTTTGCACATAGCTCTGCAATGAAAAACCTGAACCCTCTGTTGCCTTTAAGTATTGTTAGCACTTCGGATGCAGATGTCATATTCACTGTACGTGCCCTAAGCAGTGTATACTCACCTGTAGTTAAAGATGACGCTACTAAGGGCTATTTAGCAGAATTGAAAGCCATTGCTAATGCTACTGGCAAATCTTTTGAAGAAGTGCTTCAAGAGGAGTTAGTAAAAATGAGGTCAGTTGGCCCTCCCACCGAACATTTGCCCAGCTGTAATGTAGCAGACTCCCAAACTCAGGGACTCAGTACTGCCAGTTCAGTCAATGACCGTGGGTCACCCGCCACATCACAGAGAATGGGAGAAAGTAGAGATGGAACCTTCTCACCAAATGTTTCTCCATTGCTGGGTGTTGGAAGCCAGAAAACTCAAAACCTGTCCAAGGAGAATGAGATGAATACTGTACCTAATACTGGTAGAATTAACAATCCTTCAGCCACAGGTATACCACATCCAGTTCTGACCATGGATATGATAGATCCTCCTGGTGTGCAAAGAGTCGTGGTTGAGCACGTTGTGAGGACAAGTGATATGACAGCCCAGCATACTTCCCTACGTCTCAGATCCTTCTCAGGGAAAATTCCACGCCCACCCAATGAACCCGACTTTGAAACATGGCGAGCAAGTGTGCAATTCCTACTGGATGATCCATCGGTTTCAGACTTGTCTCGTACAAGAAGAATTCTAGACAGCTTGCTTCCACCTGCTGCTGACGTAATCAAACACATTAGCCCACAATCATCGCCCTCAGTATATTTAGAGTTGCTAGAATCAGTGTATGCATCAGTGGAGGATGGGGAAGAGCTGCTGGCAAAGTTCATGACGATGTTGCAGAATCAGGGAGAAAAGCCTTCCAGCTACCTGCATCGATTACAAGTGATGTTAAGTGCAGCGGTGAGGAGAGGTGGCATTGCAGAGAGGGAGCGTGATCGCAGTTTGTTGAATCAATTCTGTCGTGGGTGCTGGGATAATGGCTTAATTGTCAGTCTTCAGCTGGAAAGGAGAAAGAATAACCCACCTTCCTTCGCTGAACTTGTGGTGTCTGTCAGAGCGGAAGAAGACCGGCAAGCTTCAAAGGAGGATCGGATGAGGAGTCATTTTGGGATGACTAAACAAAGTCTAGCCACTTCCAAGTCACGAGCTGCAGCTCATCAGTTGTCTGCTCACTCACAAGAGGTAGTCAGCGGAGCAGCCCCTGAAACAGACTCCATGAGAAAACAAATATCAGAAATTCATGCTCGACTTGCCTCCATGCAATCATTGACTCACCAGAAGTGCCAGCCTGCTTGTTCCAAAGTAGTGGATGTGACTTCGCTGAAAAAAGAACTGACTGAACTACGAGCCCAGGTTCAAGCTGCAGTTTCCCAAAAGGTCCAGAACAGAAGCTTCAGAAGCTGAGGAAATTGTCGAATTAAAAAGACAGCTTGCAGAGTTAAAAGCTCAATTAACCGTCTCAGATTCACAGAAACGTCAGCCAGAAAGAACATCCGGGTTCAGGAGCCTTTCTGCTATGTCACAGCCCAAGCAGACAAGACGTGAAGAGAGTAAATCAGTCAGTATGGATGGATTGACCTCAGCCCGACCGCGTCCAGGATACTGCTTTCGCTGCGGGGAAGATGGTCATATCGCCGTAAATTGTGAAAATGATCCAAACTCTGCCAAAGTAGAAAGCAAACGTCGTCAGCTGAGGGAGAAACAGGCTCACTGGGACCTGAATAACAAAGTTGCATCCTCACGGTTAAACTCCAATCAGTCTCTGTAGCAGGGCGTACAGAAACTGAGGAAAGACCCACATGCCCTAATAAACCTAGAAGAGTATTCAACAAGTGTTGTGAAGAAGTAATGCAGAGAAAATTACCAAGAGGATTGGTTGGAATGAAGTGTACTGCCCAGTTGCTTGTTGAAGGAACTCCAGTGAATTGTTTGCTAGATACAGGTTCCCAAGTAACCACCATTCCACTTTCCTTTTACCACGATCATCTATCTAATCACCCGTTGAAGCCACTTGAGTCTTTACTGGAAGTGGAGGGAGCAAATGGGCAATCGGTTCCCTACTTAGGCTATGTAGAGCTCACTCTGATATTTCCTAAGGAGTTCCTGGGAGTAAAAGCAGAAGTTACAACATTAGCTCTAGTGGTCCCTGATTTGATGAACGTGCCCCAAGTCCTTGTGGGAACCAATTCCCTGGATGCTCTTTATGCGAACCATGCTCAAGAAAGCTCAGGAAACCTCAATCCAGCTTTTAATGGATATCGAGCAGTACTCAAAATTCTGGATGTCAGACATAAGCAAATGAGCACTGAAGTTCTGGGATGTGTGACATTGGGAGGAACTACTCCTAAAACTGTGTCAGCAGGGAGTGTAGCTGTTCTCGATGGAGTTGTGCATATAAGTCGCTGTTCTCCAGAAGGCCTGATAACTTTAGGGCAGCCAGAAATGTCTTCTATGCCAGGTGGATTATTAGTGGCTAGCGGATTATATACTTTGCCTGCTAAACGCTCCAATAGTATACCTGTAGTGGTGAGAAACGACACCCAGACTGACATTGCTGTTCCACCAAAAGCTGTGATTGCTGAAATGTATGCTGTTCAGCGTGTGATTGAGACACAGCCAAGACATGATGCTCCTCATACTCAACTGAACTCTGGCAGCTCACAGATAAAATTTGATTTTGGTGATTCCCCTGTACCAGCAGAGTGGAGGACCCGAATATCAGCTCTACTGAACACGATGCCTGAGGTTTTTGCCTTACATGACATGGATTTTGGGCATACAGATAAAGTGAGACATCACATCAAACTTAGTGATGAAACTCCCTTCAAACATCGAGCTAGGCCCATTCACCCACAGGATGTCGATGCTGTTCGCAAACACCTGCAAGACTTGTTGGCTGCTGGAATTATCAGAGAATCTGAGTCTCCCTTTGCCTCTCCTATAGTGGTAGTGAGGAAGAAGGATAATTCCGTACGCCTATGTATCGACTTTAGAAAACTTAACTCCCAAACTATAAAGGACGCCTATGCGCTTCCCAACTTGGAAGAGGTGTTTTCCGTATTAAACGGCTCGAAGTGGTTCTCTGTTCTGGATTTGAAGTCGGGGTACTATCAAATCGAAATGGAGGAAGCGGATAAACACAAGACAGCCTTCGTGTGCCCACAAGGATTCTGGGAGTTCAATAGGATGCCGCAGGGAATCACAAATGCTCCCAGTACCTTCCAAAGGCTCATGGAGCGCTGTATGGGTCATCTGAACCGGAAAGAGGTGCTAGTTTTCATAGACGACCTTATAGTTTTTTCGGAGACACTTGAAGAACATGAACGTCGACTATTGCAGGTACTTACCCGTCTGAAGGAATATGGCTTGAAACTCTCGCCTgagaaatgtaaattttttcAGACCTCAGTGCGATATTTGGGACATATTGTCTCTCAACGAGGTGTAGAAACGGACCCAGCGAAAATCGAGGCCATTAAAACCTGGCCAAGGCCCCAGACTCTCAAAGAGCTGAAATCATTCTTGGGGTTTGCCGGGTATTATAGGAGGTTCGTTCAGGACTTTTCTAAAATAGTCAAGCCACTCAACAACCTCACTGCCGGATATCCCCCAATTCGAAAAGGGAGGAAGTGTAAAGACGTTAATCGTCATTACTATGACCCGAAAGAAAAGCTGGGAGACAGATGGGATGCTTCTTGTCAGGAGGCATTTGAGAAAATTGTGGAGAAACTAACAACTGCACCGGTTTTGGGATACGCTGACCCTAGATTGCCATACGTATTGCACACTGACGCCAGCACCATAGGCCTAGGTGCTGCATTATATCAAGAACAGGAAGGCCAGTTGAGGGTCCTTGCTTATGCTAGTCGAGGACTAACTAAGAGCGAAGCCAGATATCCCGCTCATAAACTTGAGTTTCTGGCCCTCAAGTGGGCAGTTACCTCAAAGTTCAGTGACTATTTGTACGGGGCTGAATTTACTGTGGTCACCGACAGTAACCCTTAACTTACATCTTGACTTCTGCCAAATTGGACTCCACCAGTTATAGATGGCTGTCTGGGTTATCAGCTTATAATTTCAAAATCCAATATAGAGCAGGAGCCCAAAACCAGGATGCCGATGGGTTGTCCAGACGTCCAAACGGTCAGCTGTTGAATGATCTGGAGTCT of the Megalobrama amblycephala isolate DHTTF-2021 linkage group LG12, ASM1881202v1, whole genome shotgun sequence genome contains:
- the LOC125279312 gene encoding uncharacterized protein LOC125279312 gives rise to the protein MDIVERENVNVSNAVIVGGITLSESDQNLEAWLVRYGSISRNLLIDDPTSEFHRQAIIEFAHSSAMKNLNPLLPLSIVSTSDADVIFTVRALSSVYSPVVKDDATKGYLAELKAIANATGKSFEEVLQEELVKMRSVGPPTEHLPSCNVADSQTQGLSTASSVNDRGSPATSQRMGESRDGTFSPNVSPLLGVGSQKTQNLSKENEMNTVPNTGRINNPSATGIPHPVLTMDMIDPPGVQRVVVEHVVRTSDMTAQHTSLRLRSFSGKIPRPPNEPDFETWRASVQFLLDDPSVSDLSRTRRILDSLLPPAADVIKHISPQSSPSVYLELLESVYASVEDGEELLAKFMTMLQNQGEKPSSYLHRLQVMLSAAVRRGGIAERERDRSLLNQFCRGCWDNGLIVSLQLERRKNNPPSFAELVVSVRAEEDRQASKEDRMRSHFGMTKQSLATSKSRAAAHQLSAHSQEVVSGAAPETDSMRKQISEIHARLASMQSLTHQKCQPACSKVVDVTSLKKELTELRAQVQAAVSQKVQNRSFRS